One segment of Mycolicibacterium sp. YH-1 DNA contains the following:
- a CDS encoding transglutaminase family protein → MWRMRVIHATGYAYKSPVTASFNEVRLTPRSDSRQNVILNRIETVPATRSYRYVDYWGTAVTAFDLHAPHTELEVTASSVVETDTEEMPETTVTWEELKSGAVIDRFDEVLTARHYTPASGRIARVGQRIAKEHDPAEAVIEAANWVHGELDYVPGTTGVHSSGLDALREGKGVCQDFAHLTLILLRSMGIPARYVSGYLHPHKEAVVGDTIDGQSHAWVQAWTGGWWNFDPTNDAAINEQYVSVGVGRDYADVSPLKGIYSGEGSTDLDVVVEITRLA, encoded by the coding sequence ATGTGGCGCATGCGTGTCATCCACGCCACGGGCTACGCCTACAAGTCACCGGTGACCGCGTCGTTCAACGAGGTTCGGCTCACGCCTCGGTCGGACTCGCGGCAGAACGTCATCCTCAACCGCATCGAGACGGTGCCCGCCACCAGGTCCTACCGGTACGTCGACTACTGGGGGACCGCTGTCACGGCCTTCGATCTGCACGCCCCGCACACCGAACTCGAGGTGACGGCGTCATCGGTGGTCGAAACCGACACGGAGGAGATGCCCGAGACGACGGTCACCTGGGAGGAATTGAAGTCCGGGGCGGTCATCGACCGGTTCGACGAGGTGCTCACGGCCAGGCACTACACGCCTGCGAGCGGTCGCATCGCTCGGGTCGGGCAGCGGATCGCCAAGGAGCACGACCCCGCCGAGGCTGTCATCGAGGCCGCCAACTGGGTGCACGGTGAGCTCGATTACGTGCCAGGGACCACCGGCGTGCACTCCTCGGGTCTTGACGCGTTACGGGAGGGCAAGGGCGTCTGCCAGGACTTCGCGCACCTCACGTTGATCCTGTTGCGCAGCATGGGGATTCCCGCTCGATATGTGTCTGGTTATCTGCATCCGCACAAGGAGGCCGTCGTGGGTGACACCATCGACGGTCAGAGCCATGCCTGGGTGCAGGCGTGGACGGGCGGATGGTGGAACTTCGACCCCACCAACGACGCCGCGATCAACGAGCAGTACGTCAGCGTCGGTGTCGGCCGTGACTACGCCGATGTCAGCCCGTTGAAGGGCATCTACTCCGGTGAGGGTTCGACCGATCTGGACGTCGTCGTCGAGATCACCCGCCTGGCCTAG
- a CDS encoding ribonuclease Z — MIDVTLLGTGSPVPDANRAGPATLIRAGEQTFLVDCGRGVQQRLAAAGSSAPALTALLLTHLHSDHIADLGDLLITRWVMTFTPDAPPLPIIGPPGTAEVVDATLKAFGHDIGYRLAHHPDLTGPPQVEVLEYTEGVVWEQGDVLIRAAPTDHRPVAPTVAFRVEHAGASVVLAGDTVPCESLDELAAGAGALVHTVIRKELIALMPAQRIRDICDYHSSVEEAGATATRAGVGILILTHYVPGIAPGQEEEWRALAATTFSRQIELGDDLLRVDVHPGVCGHKIDGADAARPGG; from the coding sequence ATGATCGACGTGACGCTGCTCGGCACCGGCAGCCCCGTACCCGACGCGAACCGAGCAGGACCGGCCACGCTGATTCGCGCCGGCGAGCAGACCTTCCTGGTCGACTGCGGACGTGGCGTCCAGCAGCGCCTCGCGGCGGCGGGCAGCAGCGCCCCCGCCCTGACCGCACTGCTGCTGACTCACCTGCACAGCGATCACATCGCCGACCTCGGCGACCTCCTCATCACCCGATGGGTGATGACGTTCACCCCAGATGCCCCGCCACTGCCCATCATCGGGCCACCCGGCACCGCGGAGGTCGTCGATGCCACGCTGAAGGCGTTCGGGCACGATATCGGCTATCGCCTGGCCCACCATCCAGATCTCACGGGTCCACCGCAGGTGGAGGTCCTCGAGTACACCGAGGGTGTCGTGTGGGAGCAGGGCGACGTGCTGATCCGCGCCGCCCCGACCGACCATCGGCCCGTGGCCCCGACCGTGGCCTTCCGGGTGGAGCATGCGGGCGCGTCGGTGGTTCTCGCCGGGGACACGGTGCCGTGCGAGAGCCTGGACGAGCTGGCCGCAGGCGCGGGTGCGTTGGTGCACACCGTGATTCGCAAGGAACTCATCGCCCTGATGCCCGCGCAGCGGATCCGCGACATCTGCGACTACCACTCCTCAGTCGAGGAGGCAGGCGCAACCGCCACCCGGGCGGGCGTCGGCATCCTGATCCTCACCCACTACGTGCCCGGCATCGCACCGGGCCAGGAGGAGGAGTGGCGCGCACTGGCCGCCACCACGTTCAGTCGCCAGATCGAACTCGGCGACGACCTGCTGCGAGTGGACGTGCACCCCGGCGTCTGTGGACACAAGATCGACGGCGCCGACGCGGCTAGGCCAGGCGGGTGA
- a CDS encoding CBS domain-containing protein, translating into MRISDVLKNKGAGVLTITPDTMVSDLLTGLVTRNVGAMVVIGPEGPVGIVSERDVLRKLHEFGPALLHRCVADIMTPELITCTPDDPVDLLSGLMTTNRVRHVPVIADGQLVGIVSIGDVVKTRMEELQMQQEQLEAYITQG; encoded by the coding sequence GTGCGGATCTCGGATGTGTTGAAGAACAAGGGTGCGGGTGTGCTGACCATCACCCCGGACACCATGGTCAGCGACCTGCTGACCGGACTGGTCACACGCAATGTCGGCGCGATGGTGGTGATAGGTCCGGAGGGGCCGGTGGGCATCGTCTCCGAGCGCGACGTCCTGCGCAAACTGCACGAATTCGGCCCCGCACTGCTCCACAGGTGCGTCGCGGACATCATGACCCCCGAGCTGATCACCTGCACGCCGGATGATCCGGTGGACCTCCTCAGCGGGCTCATGACCACGAATCGGGTGCGCCACGTGCCCGTCATCGCCGACGGGCAGCTGGTGGGCATCGTCAGCATCGGCGACGTGGTGAAGACCCGGATGGAGGAACTCCAGATGCAGCAGGAGCAGTTGGAGGCCTACATCACCCAGGGGTGA
- a CDS encoding GNAT family N-acetyltransferase has product MTSVEVRPATRADVPALSKTLGRAFFDDPVMRWMLPDDDERRRKLHRLFGALTRHHHLSRGGVEVAPDGPGIGGAALWDPPGQWQQTRWEEMRAMPGLVMAFRKSMTRGLAVSELMKRAHPEEPHWYLAVIGSDPDVRGKGYGNALMRSRLDRCDAEYAPAYLESSNPDNVPYYERFGFEVTGEIRLPDGPSLVPMWRQPR; this is encoded by the coding sequence GTGACCAGCGTCGAGGTTCGTCCCGCCACCCGTGCCGATGTGCCCGCCCTGTCCAAGACGCTGGGCCGCGCCTTCTTCGATGACCCCGTGATGCGTTGGATGCTGCCCGATGACGACGAGCGCCGACGCAAGCTGCACCGACTGTTCGGCGCGCTGACCCGCCATCACCACCTGTCCCGCGGTGGTGTCGAGGTCGCCCCCGACGGTCCGGGAATCGGCGGAGCCGCACTCTGGGACCCACCCGGGCAGTGGCAACAGACCCGCTGGGAGGAGATGCGGGCGATGCCCGGCCTGGTCATGGCATTCCGGAAGTCGATGACGCGCGGCCTGGCGGTGTCGGAGCTGATGAAGAGGGCGCACCCCGAGGAACCGCACTGGTATCTGGCGGTCATCGGCAGCGACCCCGACGTGCGCGGTAAGGGCTACGGCAATGCGCTGATGAGGTCGCGCCTGGACCGCTGCGATGCCGAGTACGCCCCGGCCTACCTCGAGTCGAGCAACCCTGACAACGTGCCGTACTACGAGAGGTTCGGGTTCGAGGTCACCGGCGAGATCAGGTTGCCCGACGGCCCGAGCCTGGTCCCAATGTGGCGCCAGCCGCGCTGA
- a CDS encoding LLM class flavin-dependent oxidoreductase — MHPAAWQHPSADPDWFTDPAFWIEVAQTAERGTLDALFLADSPSLFQKPDEPLVAPPLALDPLVLLSTLASATTHLGLIGTVSTSFEEPYNLARRFSSLDHLSRGRVAWNVVTSSDPYAWNNFGHGDDPGGRPDRRDRYRRAAEFIDVVRALWDSWDDDAVLADKRTGAFSRPGAIHTIDHRGEFFSVDGPLTLPRSPQGHPVLFQAGGSPGGLDLAARYADGVFAAQASLPDALRNADELRSRTVAYGRPRDAIRIMPGLSFVLGSTDDEARRRNDELNELAGERRLAHLAGQISVDPGELDWDKPLPQWLLDGAVTDTGSQGARDIVVNLARREELTVRQLLDRVITWHRLVIGSPERIADAIEEWFVAGAVDGFNLMPDVFPSGLELFVDHVVPILRDRGLFRREYRHTTLRGHLGLQRPLDRRAEQAAQTG, encoded by the coding sequence ATGCACCCGGCGGCGTGGCAGCATCCCAGCGCTGACCCCGACTGGTTCACCGACCCCGCGTTCTGGATCGAGGTGGCCCAGACCGCGGAGCGCGGAACGCTCGATGCGCTGTTTCTCGCCGACAGCCCGTCGCTGTTCCAGAAGCCCGACGAGCCGCTGGTGGCACCGCCGCTCGCACTCGACCCGCTGGTGCTGCTGTCGACACTGGCCTCGGCCACCACACATCTCGGGCTCATTGGCACCGTGTCGACGTCCTTCGAGGAGCCCTACAACCTCGCTCGCCGGTTCTCGTCACTGGATCACCTCAGCCGCGGGCGGGTGGCATGGAACGTGGTGACCAGCAGTGATCCATACGCGTGGAACAACTTCGGCCATGGCGATGACCCCGGCGGCCGGCCCGACCGGCGCGACCGGTACCGGCGCGCCGCGGAGTTCATCGACGTGGTTCGTGCGCTGTGGGATTCCTGGGACGACGACGCCGTACTCGCCGACAAACGCACAGGAGCGTTCAGCAGACCGGGCGCCATCCACACGATCGACCACCGCGGCGAGTTCTTCAGCGTCGACGGACCGCTGACGCTGCCCCGTTCCCCGCAAGGGCATCCGGTGCTGTTCCAGGCCGGCGGCTCGCCGGGCGGCCTCGATCTGGCGGCCCGGTATGCCGACGGTGTGTTCGCCGCGCAGGCCTCGCTGCCGGATGCGCTACGCAACGCCGACGAACTGCGTTCGCGCACAGTCGCGTACGGACGACCCCGGGATGCAATCCGCATCATGCCCGGGCTGTCGTTCGTGCTGGGCAGCACCGACGATGAGGCCCGGCGCCGCAACGACGAATTGAACGAGCTGGCCGGGGAGCGCCGGCTGGCACACCTGGCCGGGCAGATCTCCGTCGATCCCGGCGAACTCGACTGGGACAAGCCACTGCCACAGTGGCTGCTCGACGGTGCGGTGACCGATACGGGATCCCAGGGTGCACGCGACATCGTCGTGAACCTGGCACGCCGCGAGGAACTGACGGTCCGTCAGCTTCTCGATCGAGTGATCACCTGGCACCGACTGGTGATCGGCTCGCCCGAGCGCATCGCCGACGCGATCGAGGAGTGGTTCGTCGCCGGGGCTGTCGACGGTTTCAACCTGATGCCTGACGTCTTCCCGTCCGGGCTCGAACTGTTCGTCGACCACGTGGTGCCGATCCTCCGCGACCGCGGCCTGTTCCGTCGGGAGTACCGGCACACCACGCTGCGCGGTCATCTGGGGCTGCAACGCCCGCTGGATCGTCGGGCAGAGCAGGCTGCGCAGACCGGCTAG
- a CDS encoding MetQ/NlpA family ABC transporter substrate-binding protein has protein sequence MSIDDSVSVRDGAEPHGFTIDKRRKWPYLIVTAIVVIAIATFVVIQRSAGTASPNETAGATLDVVYLDSNPAEKRIIEFIADKIAPDYGVRVGAVGLGDSTQINQAISDGRYAGTIFQHRHWLQQVLDANPGFREEAATGPFFHWVFGIWSYKYKTPQEIPDGATVSLLADPANNAQGIWYLAQAGLITLRPDADITALTQKDIVGNPKNLRFTLLDFGAQPRALPDLDAVVGYAESFLAAGVPEDKLIYAPKSPDEFASVLTIGSNYADTENVQNLVKAFKDPRVQTFIAEDPAVKKLALPGDPQ, from the coding sequence ATGAGCATCGACGACTCGGTCTCCGTCCGCGACGGGGCCGAACCACACGGTTTCACCATCGACAAGCGACGCAAGTGGCCCTACCTCATCGTCACGGCGATCGTCGTCATCGCCATCGCCACATTCGTCGTCATTCAGCGCAGCGCCGGCACGGCGTCACCGAATGAAACCGCCGGTGCCACTCTCGATGTGGTCTATCTGGACTCGAACCCGGCCGAGAAGCGAATCATCGAGTTCATTGCGGACAAGATTGCCCCCGACTACGGCGTACGGGTCGGTGCGGTCGGACTCGGTGACAGCACGCAGATCAACCAGGCGATAAGCGACGGTCGCTACGCCGGCACCATCTTCCAGCACCGGCATTGGCTGCAGCAGGTGCTCGACGCCAACCCGGGCTTCCGGGAGGAGGCGGCTACCGGTCCGTTCTTCCACTGGGTGTTCGGCATCTGGTCGTACAAGTACAAGACACCGCAGGAGATCCCTGACGGCGCAACGGTATCGCTGCTCGCCGACCCCGCGAACAACGCCCAGGGCATCTGGTACCTGGCCCAGGCCGGCTTGATCACCCTGCGACCTGACGCCGATATCACCGCGTTGACCCAGAAGGACATCGTCGGCAACCCGAAGAACCTGAGGTTCACGCTGCTCGACTTCGGCGCCCAGCCGCGCGCCCTGCCCGACCTCGACGCGGTCGTCGGATACGCGGAGTCCTTCCTCGCGGCGGGTGTGCCGGAGGACAAGCTGATCTACGCCCCGAAATCACCTGACGAGTTCGCCTCGGTGCTGACTATCGGGAGCAACTACGCCGACACCGAGAACGTCCAGAACCTCGTCAAGGCGTTCAAGGACCCCCGGGTGCAGACGTTCATCGCCGAGGACCCCGCCGTGAAGAAGCTTGCGCTGCCTGGCGATCCACAGTGA